The Halomonas sp. KG2 genome contains a region encoding:
- a CDS encoding secondary thiamine-phosphate synthase enzyme YjbQ, producing the protein MWHQQEIHLPEMPRGFHLITDEIARALPCLAECSQGLLHLQLMHTSASLTLNENSDPDVRHDLDAFIRRLVPEGLSYFRHTLEGPDDMPAHVASSLLGTQLTLAIRDGRLALGTWQGLWLGEHREQGGSRRLLATINGREAN; encoded by the coding sequence ATGTGGCATCAACAAGAGATTCACTTACCCGAAATGCCTAGGGGCTTTCATCTAATTACGGATGAGATCGCCAGGGCACTGCCGTGCTTGGCCGAGTGCAGTCAAGGGCTACTGCACCTGCAGTTAATGCATACCTCTGCCTCACTTACGCTAAATGAAAACTCCGATCCTGATGTCCGTCACGACCTGGATGCCTTTATCCGCCGCTTAGTACCTGAAGGACTAAGCTATTTTCGCCACACTCTTGAAGGCCCCGACGATATGCCTGCTCATGTCGCCTCTAGCTTACTGGGTACTCAGCTGACGCTAGCCATACGTGATGGCCGCTTGGCGCTGGGCACCTGGCAGGGATTGTGGTTAGGTGAGCATCGAGAGCAAGGAGGTTCGCGCCGTTTGTTGGCAACGATAAACGGTCGTGAAGCGAATTGA
- a CDS encoding lipocalin family protein: MAFSSLVLTGCTGIPDGTEPVTGFELNRYLGQWYEIARLDHSFERDLDCVTASYSLRDDGGVRVINRGYNLTEQEWNEAEGRAYFIDEENIGRLKVSFFGPFYGGYNVLELDEDYQWALVSGPNRDYLWILSRTPVMESAVEEQLRQRAAELNFPTNELIDVVQDHTCPER; the protein is encoded by the coding sequence ATGGCCTTCAGTAGCCTTGTATTAACTGGCTGCACCGGCATTCCTGACGGCACCGAGCCTGTCACAGGCTTTGAACTTAACCGCTATTTAGGTCAGTGGTATGAAATCGCCCGCCTGGATCACTCCTTTGAACGAGACTTAGACTGCGTAACGGCTAGCTACAGCCTACGTGACGATGGCGGCGTGCGCGTTATCAACCGAGGCTACAATCTCACAGAGCAAGAATGGAATGAAGCTGAAGGCCGCGCCTACTTTATTGACGAAGAAAACATCGGGCGGTTAAAAGTCAGCTTCTTTGGCCCTTTTTATGGCGGCTATAACGTTTTAGAACTGGATGAAGACTATCAGTGGGCGCTGGTATCAGGCCCCAACCGCGATTACCTATGGATTCTCTCGCGTACGCCAGTCATGGAAAGCGCGGTGGAAGAGCAACTACGCCAGCGCGCCGCCGAGCTTAATTTCCCCACTAATGAGTTGATTGACGTCGTACAAGATCATACCTGTCCCGAACGCTAA
- a CDS encoding sodium:alanine symporter family protein — protein MDFTLPPLLTAMVDRGNGLLWGSVLIYLLIGAGLYFTIMTRGIQVRYFGHMFKLLRSSRQSNGGISSFQALSTSLAARVGTGNLAGVAVAIYFGGPGAIFWMWMTAMVGMATSFVESTLAQAYKVDHGDNTFRGGPARYIERGLGLRWLAVLFSICLIIAFGLAFNSVQANSIAQAMEQAFAIPTWAMGLVLMAVVAPIIFGGLKSIAKVAELVVPLMALLYLLLALTVVALNISDLPAAFMTIIKSAFGLEQAAGGAMGYAISQAIMNGIQRGLFSNEAGMGSAPNAAATASTRPDHPAAQGFIQMLGVFLDTLVICTATAAIIIMAGPELLAGEENNGIQLTQIALSSHVGDWGGMFIAVAILLFAFTSVIANYSYGESNIEYLAGRRAPIAVLIYRLAVLGMVMIGSVASLGAIWNFADLSMGMMAVINLVAILLLSPIAFALFRDYDAQLKAGQEPVFDPSKFPKLVNKVDPSAWPKRK, from the coding sequence ATGGATTTTACTCTTCCTCCTCTGTTGACGGCGATGGTTGATCGCGGCAACGGACTGCTATGGGGCAGTGTGCTGATCTACCTGCTGATCGGTGCTGGCCTCTACTTCACTATCATGACCCGCGGTATCCAAGTACGTTATTTCGGGCACATGTTCAAACTGCTGCGCAGTTCACGTCAATCTAACGGCGGTATCTCTTCTTTTCAGGCACTTTCCACCAGTCTGGCGGCACGGGTAGGTACCGGTAACCTAGCTGGTGTGGCGGTAGCGATTTATTTTGGTGGTCCCGGCGCGATCTTTTGGATGTGGATGACCGCCATGGTGGGTATGGCGACCAGTTTTGTGGAGTCCACTCTAGCCCAGGCCTATAAAGTTGATCACGGTGATAACACCTTCCGTGGTGGCCCGGCTCGCTATATTGAACGTGGCCTGGGGCTTCGCTGGCTGGCAGTGCTGTTTTCAATCTGCTTGATCATCGCGTTCGGGTTGGCGTTTAACAGCGTACAGGCCAACTCCATCGCCCAGGCCATGGAACAGGCATTTGCCATTCCCACCTGGGCCATGGGGTTAGTTCTGATGGCGGTGGTTGCGCCCATTATATTTGGCGGCCTGAAGTCGATTGCTAAAGTAGCTGAGTTAGTGGTGCCGCTGATGGCACTGTTGTATTTGCTGCTGGCTCTCACGGTGGTGGCGCTCAATATCAGCGATTTGCCCGCTGCCTTTATGACCATTATTAAAAGTGCGTTTGGTTTAGAGCAAGCGGCTGGTGGCGCAATGGGGTATGCCATTTCTCAAGCCATTATGAACGGTATTCAGCGTGGTCTGTTTTCTAACGAGGCGGGTATGGGGTCGGCGCCCAATGCTGCCGCGACCGCCAGCACTCGGCCAGACCATCCCGCTGCACAGGGCTTTATTCAAATGCTGGGCGTGTTCTTAGACACCTTGGTCATTTGTACTGCCACTGCGGCCATCATCATTATGGCTGGGCCCGAACTGCTGGCTGGCGAAGAAAACAACGGCATTCAGCTTACCCAAATAGCGCTCTCTAGCCATGTGGGTGATTGGGGCGGTATGTTTATTGCCGTGGCGATCTTGCTGTTTGCATTCACCTCGGTGATCGCTAACTACTCATACGGTGAATCTAATATTGAGTACTTGGCAGGCCGTCGCGCGCCTATTGCGGTGCTGATTTATCGCTTGGCGGTACTCGGCATGGTGATGATAGGCTCGGTTGCGAGCTTAGGTGCTATCTGGAATTTTGCCGATCTTTCCATGGGTATGATGGCAGTGATTAACTTAGTGGCTATTTTGCTGCTGTCGCCGATTGCCTTCGCACTGTTCCGTGATTACGACGCTCAGTTGAAAGCAGGTCAAGAGCCTGTGTTTGATCCCAGTAAATTCCCTAAATTGGTAAATAAAGTAGATCCTAGCGCGTGGCCAAAGCGGAAATAA
- a CDS encoding ATP-binding cassette domain-containing protein: protein MADTPTPLEVRNIKKRFGDTEVLKGLSLEAQKGDVITLIGASGSGKSTFLRCMNLLEQPDEGELFVHGEQIRFKTTRHGREPADWKQVVQMRAKLSMVFQSFNLWAHMTLLENIIEAPIHVLGKPKKEAIEHARALLERVGLSARADAYPAQMSGGQQQRGAIARALAMDPEVMLFDEPTSALDPELVGDVLKVMHGLADEGRTMVVVTHEMSFARDVSSKVIYLHQGLVEEAGAPADVLGNPQSPRLKQFLAPKY, encoded by the coding sequence ATGGCTGATACGCCTACCCCTCTTGAAGTGCGCAATATAAAAAAGCGCTTTGGCGATACAGAAGTTCTCAAAGGCCTCTCTCTCGAAGCTCAAAAGGGTGATGTCATCACTCTCATTGGTGCATCAGGGTCTGGCAAAAGTACCTTCTTGCGCTGTATGAACCTCCTGGAACAACCTGACGAGGGTGAATTGTTCGTTCATGGCGAGCAGATTCGCTTTAAAACGACCAGACATGGCCGCGAACCTGCCGATTGGAAACAAGTCGTGCAAATGCGTGCCAAGCTGTCGATGGTTTTCCAGAGCTTCAACCTATGGGCCCACATGACGTTGCTTGAGAACATTATCGAAGCACCTATTCATGTCTTGGGAAAACCCAAAAAAGAAGCTATCGAACACGCACGTGCACTGCTCGAGCGCGTTGGGCTAAGCGCACGCGCTGATGCCTACCCGGCGCAAATGTCGGGTGGACAGCAACAGCGCGGTGCAATTGCCCGAGCGCTCGCGATGGATCCCGAAGTAATGCTGTTTGATGAGCCAACGTCGGCGCTTGACCCAGAACTGGTCGGCGACGTTTTGAAAGTAATGCACGGCTTAGCCGATGAAGGGCGCACCATGGTGGTGGTCACTCACGAAATGAGCTTTGCCCGCGATGTATCCAGCAAAGTAATTTACCTACACCAAGGCTTGGTAGAAGAAGCTGGCGCGCCTGCTGATGTGCTGGGCAACCCACAATCACCGCGCTTAAAGCAATTTCTGGCCCCCAAATATTGA
- a CDS encoding succinylglutamate desuccinylase: protein MLGQWLDWTLDDKHPSPRSGRFGSGTYQLHAPGILEITPATVRPAAHACVFSAAIHGNETAPVELLGNWLSAIEAGTVTIGAPVLVILGNLPALKAQQRFMKTNLNRLFQRELAETGEEPDRARELMSAVDGFYNRHQALPKLHYDLHTAIRGSLYTRFVVEPFAETMINPEQWEWLAAADMQAVLHQHQHSWTFSHYSKHYHAAQAFTFELGRVAPFGENDMAALAPMLTLISALSAGEQPPKKPADTMRFFQVQHELMRQAETFCLCFDEDVPNFSRFEPGTCLAKDSVAGDFIVGDTPLHVVFPNAKVEIGARAALLVVPSHAS from the coding sequence ATGCTTGGCCAATGGCTTGATTGGACTCTCGATGACAAACACCCTTCTCCGCGGTCCGGCCGCTTTGGCAGCGGCACCTATCAATTACATGCACCGGGGATTTTAGAGATAACCCCGGCGACCGTTCGCCCAGCGGCTCACGCTTGCGTGTTTTCTGCTGCGATACACGGTAACGAAACGGCCCCCGTGGAACTGTTGGGTAACTGGCTATCTGCGATAGAGGCCGGCACGGTCACCATTGGTGCTCCCGTACTAGTGATTTTAGGCAACCTACCTGCCTTAAAGGCCCAGCAGCGGTTTATGAAGACGAACCTCAACCGCTTATTTCAGCGCGAACTCGCCGAAACAGGCGAAGAACCTGATCGGGCTCGCGAGTTAATGTCAGCGGTAGACGGTTTTTATAATCGTCATCAGGCACTCCCTAAACTCCACTACGATTTACACACGGCTATTCGCGGTAGCCTATATACTCGCTTTGTCGTAGAGCCGTTCGCAGAAACCATGATCAATCCAGAGCAGTGGGAATGGCTTGCGGCGGCGGATATGCAAGCGGTGCTACACCAACACCAGCACAGTTGGACGTTTTCTCACTACAGTAAGCACTACCATGCTGCCCAAGCCTTCACTTTCGAATTAGGCCGCGTTGCGCCCTTTGGAGAAAACGATATGGCTGCATTAGCGCCGATGTTAACGCTTATTAGCGCGCTTAGCGCTGGGGAGCAGCCACCTAAAAAGCCCGCTGACACGATGAGGTTTTTCCAAGTTCAACATGAGCTAATGCGTCAGGCAGAAACCTTTTGTCTCTGTTTCGATGAAGATGTCCCCAATTTCAGCCGCTTTGAGCCGGGCACTTGTCTCGCCAAAGATAGCGTAGCGGGTGATTTTATTGTTGGGGACACGCCTTTGCATGTGGTATTTCCCAATGCAAAGGTAGAGATTGGTGCACGGGCAGCACTACTAGTTGTCCCCTCTCACGCCAGCTAA
- a CDS encoding MGMT family protein, producing the protein MPRPELLEQIYTIVDQIPAGRVTTYGRIAAMTEGATPRMVGSAMRHLPEGHQLPWHRVIAASLTLADHGGADRQHQKLRDEGVMFDSKGRVPAHLVWPD; encoded by the coding sequence ATGCCACGCCCTGAACTGCTCGAACAGATTTATACCATTGTTGATCAGATTCCTGCTGGGCGGGTAACCACCTACGGGCGTATCGCGGCGATGACGGAAGGCGCCACGCCGCGCATGGTTGGCTCGGCGATGCGCCACTTACCAGAAGGGCATCAGCTACCCTGGCATCGCGTCATTGCTGCGTCGCTAACGCTAGCCGACCACGGCGGTGCTGACCGCCAGCATCAGAAACTGCGCGATGAAGGCGTTATGTTTGATAGCAAAGGGCGTGTGCCTGCCCATCTTGTCTGGCCTGATTGA
- a CDS encoding ABC transporter permease: MLDLQGYGPRLIEGAGVTIQLAVLSLILAILLGLLTATAKMSRNWFLHRTATVYTTVIRGVPDLVLMMLLFFGGQIGVNAISDMLYDHYDIDIYINFNAFAAGVLTIGFIFGAYMGETFRGAFMAVDNGQIEAGKAYGMSSALVFRRIRFPQMMRHALPGLSNNWMVLLKTTALVSVIGLTDMVRVAAEASRATHEPFTFLLPVAAAYLLIASVSEWIFVRLQKRYDIGFGGQ, translated from the coding sequence ATGCTTGATTTGCAAGGTTATGGCCCCCGCCTGATCGAAGGGGCGGGTGTTACCATTCAATTAGCGGTTCTGTCGCTTATTCTAGCCATTTTACTTGGCTTGTTAACGGCGACTGCCAAAATGTCACGCAACTGGTTCCTGCACCGCACTGCGACGGTATACACCACCGTTATTCGCGGCGTACCGGACTTGGTGCTGATGATGCTGCTGTTCTTTGGTGGTCAGATCGGTGTTAACGCCATTAGCGATATGCTTTATGACCATTATGACATTGATATCTATATTAATTTCAATGCGTTCGCGGCGGGTGTTCTCACTATTGGGTTCATTTTTGGTGCTTACATGGGTGAAACTTTCCGCGGCGCTTTCATGGCAGTGGATAACGGCCAGATTGAAGCGGGAAAAGCGTACGGCATGAGCAGCGCTTTGGTATTTCGGCGTATTCGCTTTCCGCAAATGATGCGCCACGCACTCCCTGGCTTATCTAACAACTGGATGGTGCTGCTTAAAACAACGGCACTGGTATCAGTGATCGGTTTGACGGATATGGTTCGCGTCGCTGCGGAGGCTTCCCGAGCCACCCATGAACCCTTTACTTTCTTACTTCCCGTCGCAGCGGCTTACTTGCTGATTGCTAGCGTATCCGAGTGGATCTTCGTGCGGCTACAAAAACGTTACGACATTGGCTTTGGGGGGCAATGA
- a CDS encoding TVP38/TMEM64 family protein, which translates to MSRTLLKGIGLVVVVVMLGIMWRWLQQQGLLTETHLTELASTISQWKQAPWMFVAVIAVYTGSLLIMFPLSLLVVLTGLLFGPLWGLAYATLGTLSSSVASYWVGHWMGRDALMRYGGRHLRGLSGYLSRRGIRTMTVINLLPLAPFTLTNMLAGAFHLNFRDYMIGSTLGIVPGLAAVILLGSQLGALFTAASHQELAWAVIGLGAGVGLLWLLKRVATSRSSKNNNDTA; encoded by the coding sequence ATGTCACGCACGTTACTAAAAGGCATTGGGCTAGTCGTTGTAGTAGTAATGCTGGGTATCATGTGGCGCTGGCTTCAGCAGCAAGGCTTACTCACCGAAACCCACCTGACCGAGTTAGCGTCCACCATCAGTCAATGGAAGCAAGCTCCCTGGATGTTTGTCGCCGTGATAGCCGTTTATACCGGCTCGCTACTGATCATGTTTCCATTAAGCCTGCTAGTCGTATTGACCGGCCTACTGTTTGGACCGCTTTGGGGACTGGCTTATGCCACGCTGGGTACGCTTAGTTCTTCGGTAGCGTCTTACTGGGTAGGCCATTGGATGGGGCGCGATGCACTAATGCGCTATGGCGGACGCCATTTGCGTGGGCTTTCCGGCTACTTATCCAGGCGCGGCATTCGCACCATGACGGTGATCAATCTGTTGCCCTTGGCCCCTTTCACGCTCACCAATATGCTGGCCGGCGCGTTTCATCTTAATTTTCGCGACTACATGATCGGTTCGACCTTGGGAATTGTGCCTGGGCTCGCGGCAGTAATACTGCTAGGAAGCCAATTGGGCGCACTATTCACCGCGGCGTCTCATCAAGAATTAGCGTGGGCGGTAATAGGCCTTGGCGCTGGCGTGGGGCTGCTATGGTTGCTAAAGCGAGTAGCGACCTCTCGGTCTAGCAAAAACAACAACGACACAGCCTAA
- a CDS encoding glycosyltransferase, which translates to MLRRSFRLTRQRWLRLLFVLNLALVAGLVIHQIWLYVAEPKFEALHTREVADIREQLAGRNTYRFAVVGNINNSVNVFQDEIIPRLNQSDIDFMVSAGNAVSGGQQESYKAIYQSLEQLNVPYVLTYGDHESNDFGSYLFYEYFGPHFYSFVAGNSHFIFLDGTGKSSTSWQLDWLERELAASEAQHRFLFIGLPLHNVISDAPLFEADNYLNDPRLSEGIMRLSEQYAVDSVFSANLSLYSHQTVNGVDYVTTGGAGGILMDANDRFHHYVVVEVNGENVTITPVRLNVDSPGWWRMLSSVASTVYAFFYVSYPRFLLIVGVLSLLAMRLYRLIFEERHYYPDFDIDPTPYLEKPLRVAMISNNYFPFVSGVSVSVERLRQGLSELKHQVQLLVPRYREAWQDDDTILRVPTVMAFGEKREFRLTNPFSARFRRCLHRFKPDIIHVHHPFWLGSMGLWMGRRLRVPVVYTYHTRLEHYAHFVPLPGALFRNLISHSLIKHFSNRCQGVIVPTYSAEEYLRMIGVKTPTLIQPTGIDAARFADTDRDALEELRHQLSIDPADTVLVSVSRISQEKNIGFMLEALAELKSQGSQSLRLLLIGDGPDRQTIQQHIEALALQEQVTLVGAVPPEDMARYYHLGDIFVFASTSETQGMVILEAMAAGLPVVAVRSSGIDDVVRDGFNGYKTPQNRQKWGQRVMALAEDNALRVTLGKQAKIFANDYDIAKFAGAVAHFYAEVLAKYYAK; encoded by the coding sequence ATGCTTCGACGCTCTTTTCGCCTGACTCGTCAGCGCTGGCTGAGACTTCTGTTTGTGCTCAACCTCGCGCTGGTGGCGGGGCTGGTTATTCACCAAATATGGCTCTATGTGGCTGAGCCTAAATTTGAGGCATTGCACACTAGAGAAGTAGCGGATATCCGTGAGCAACTCGCTGGACGAAACACCTACCGTTTTGCGGTGGTAGGTAATATCAATAATTCAGTGAATGTGTTTCAGGATGAAATTATTCCCAGGCTGAACCAAAGCGATATTGATTTTATGGTGTCAGCGGGGAACGCAGTGAGTGGGGGGCAGCAGGAGAGTTACAAGGCGATTTACCAAAGCTTAGAGCAGTTAAACGTGCCGTATGTGCTGACTTACGGTGACCATGAAAGCAATGATTTTGGCAGTTATCTTTTCTATGAATACTTTGGCCCGCATTTTTATTCCTTTGTTGCGGGTAACAGCCATTTCATCTTTTTGGATGGCACGGGTAAGTCGTCTACCTCATGGCAGCTAGATTGGTTAGAGCGCGAGCTGGCTGCCTCGGAAGCGCAGCATCGGTTTTTGTTCATTGGCTTGCCACTGCATAACGTGATTAGCGATGCGCCCTTATTTGAAGCCGATAATTACCTCAATGATCCACGGTTGAGTGAAGGTATTATGCGCCTGTCGGAGCAGTATGCGGTGGACAGCGTGTTTTCGGCAAACCTGTCGCTTTATTCACACCAAACGGTAAATGGGGTGGATTACGTCACCACGGGTGGTGCTGGCGGCATTTTGATGGATGCAAATGACAGGTTTCATCACTATGTAGTGGTCGAGGTAAATGGCGAAAATGTGACAATAACGCCCGTTCGGCTGAATGTGGATAGTCCAGGCTGGTGGCGTATGCTAAGCAGCGTTGCCTCAACGGTTTATGCGTTTTTTTACGTCAGCTACCCTCGCTTCCTGCTCATTGTCGGAGTGTTGTCACTACTGGCGATGCGCTTGTACCGACTGATTTTTGAAGAGCGCCACTATTACCCAGATTTTGATATCGATCCAACACCGTATCTAGAGAAGCCCCTGCGGGTGGCGATGATATCGAATAACTACTTCCCGTTCGTATCCGGTGTGTCGGTTTCCGTGGAGCGACTTCGTCAAGGGCTTAGCGAGTTAAAACATCAGGTGCAGTTGTTGGTGCCCCGTTATCGGGAAGCGTGGCAAGACGATGATACGATCTTGCGTGTACCCACTGTGATGGCTTTTGGTGAAAAGCGTGAGTTCCGTTTGACCAATCCGTTTAGTGCACGTTTTCGCCGCTGCCTGCACCGCTTTAAACCAGATATTATCCATGTTCATCATCCTTTTTGGCTGGGGTCGATGGGGCTATGGATGGGGCGCCGGCTGCGTGTGCCGGTTGTCTATACCTATCACACGCGGTTAGAGCATTACGCACACTTTGTGCCGCTTCCTGGGGCTCTGTTTCGTAATTTGATTTCCCATTCGTTGATCAAACACTTCTCTAACCGTTGCCAAGGCGTCATCGTGCCCACCTACTCGGCAGAAGAGTATCTGCGCATGATTGGGGTGAAAACACCGACGCTGATACAGCCTACGGGCATTGATGCGGCGCGATTCGCCGACACAGATCGTGATGCGTTGGAAGAGCTGCGCCATCAGCTTTCCATCGACCCAGCCGATACGGTGTTGGTGAGTGTCTCGAGAATTAGCCAAGAAAAAAATATTGGTTTTATGCTGGAGGCATTGGCGGAGTTGAAAAGCCAGGGGAGCCAGTCGTTGCGCTTGTTGTTAATTGGTGATGGCCCAGATCGACAAACCATTCAGCAGCATATAGAAGCGTTGGCGTTGCAGGAGCAAGTGACCTTGGTGGGCGCTGTGCCGCCGGAGGATATGGCACGCTATTACCACTTAGGTGACATCTTTGTGTTTGCATCTACTTCTGAAACTCAAGGCATGGTGATTTTAGAAGCCATGGCCGCAGGCTTGCCAGTTGTTGCGGTACGCTCTAGTGGTATTGATGACGTAGTGCGTGATGGCTTTAATGGCTATAAAACGCCGCAAAATCGGCAAAAGTGGGGTCAGCGGGTGATGGCGTTAGCCGAGGATAACGCGTTGCGGGTTACCCTGGGCAAGCAGGCAAAAATATTTGCTAACGACTATGATATCGCTAAGTTTGCAGGGGCGGTCGCGCATTTCTATGCCGAAGTACTGGCCAAGTATTACGCGAAATAG
- a CDS encoding NAD(P)H-dependent oxidoreductase, with product MSTRALLVTSSILGENGQSNALANHFETKTEAHDVVVTHRDVVANALPHLAIEELGAWQTPANERNADQQALAAHSDELLAELRASDVLVLAVPLYNLGIPSQLKAWFDRVLRAGETFRYTENGPQGLLEGKRAIILAARGGQYAGTELDSQTPHLKAMLGLMGISDVDVVFAEGLNMGDAKRDAALKEAFQAIDQLVETL from the coding sequence ATGTCCACACGTGCACTGCTTGTAACTTCTTCTATTTTAGGCGAAAACGGCCAGTCCAATGCGTTGGCCAACCATTTTGAAACCAAAACGGAAGCCCACGATGTAGTGGTTACTCATCGCGATGTAGTGGCTAACGCGTTACCGCACCTTGCGATCGAAGAGCTCGGTGCATGGCAGACGCCAGCAAACGAGCGCAACGCCGATCAGCAGGCACTAGCAGCTCACTCTGACGAATTGTTGGCAGAGCTACGGGCGAGTGATGTCCTGGTACTGGCGGTTCCGCTGTATAATTTAGGTATCCCGTCCCAGCTGAAAGCGTGGTTTGACCGCGTACTGCGCGCTGGTGAAACCTTCCGCTACACTGAAAATGGCCCGCAGGGTTTGCTTGAAGGTAAGCGTGCGATTATTTTAGCTGCTCGCGGTGGCCAGTACGCAGGGACTGAATTAGACAGCCAAACGCCACATCTTAAAGCCATGCTCGGTTTAATGGGCATTAGCGATGTGGATGTTGTCTTTGCGGAAGGCTTGAATATGGGTGACGCTAAGCGTGATGCTGCGCTAAAAGAAGCGTTTCAAGCGATCGATCAATTGGTCGAAACACTCTAG
- the wrbA gene encoding NAD(P)H:quinone oxidoreductase: MTKVLVLYYSMYGHIDTLAAAVAEGAESVDGVEVTVKRVPETMPEEAFKNAGGKQDFTTPEATPQELADYDAIIFGTPTRFGNMAGQMRTFLDQTGGLWAKGSLRGKVASVFTSTGTGGGDEMTITSTWTTLAHHGMVIVPIGYGIEEQFDISKVSGGTPYGASTLAGGDGSRQPDDRELKIAHFQGKHVAEIAAKLAS; the protein is encoded by the coding sequence ATGACAAAGGTATTAGTTCTTTATTATTCCATGTACGGACATATTGATACGCTAGCTGCCGCGGTGGCAGAGGGCGCTGAAAGCGTTGATGGTGTTGAAGTTACCGTTAAACGTGTACCTGAGACTATGCCAGAAGAAGCTTTCAAGAATGCTGGCGGTAAGCAGGACTTCACGACGCCAGAAGCGACGCCACAGGAGCTTGCTGACTACGACGCAATCATTTTTGGCACGCCAACGCGGTTCGGCAATATGGCTGGCCAGATGCGTACCTTCTTAGATCAAACCGGTGGGTTGTGGGCCAAGGGCTCGCTGCGCGGCAAGGTGGCTAGTGTGTTTACCTCTACCGGGACCGGCGGTGGTGATGAAATGACCATTACCTCCACCTGGACAACGTTGGCCCATCACGGCATGGTGATTGTGCCGATTGGCTATGGTATTGAAGAGCAGTTCGATATTTCCAAAGTGAGCGGTGGAACACCCTATGGCGCATCCACGCTTGCCGGCGGCGACGGCTCACGTCAGCCGGATGATCGTGAGCTAAAAATTGCCCATTTCCAAGGTAAGCATGTCGCGGAAATTGCTGCGAAGCTGGCGAGCTAA
- a CDS encoding tartrate dehydrogenase, giving the protein MAHRIAVIAGDGIGTEVMPEGIRALEAAAKRFNIDLAFTTFEFGSCDYYLEHGKMLPDDWFEQLKDFDALFYGAVGWPDKVPDHISLWGSLLQFRRQFDQYINLRPCKLMPGIKSPLAGREPGDIDFYVVRENTEGEYSSVGGKMFEGTEREIVLQETVMSRVGVDRVLKYAFELAQTRPRKKLTSATKSNGISITMPYWDERVAEMAKQYPDIAVDKFHIDILTANFVLHPDWFDVVVGSNLFGDILSDLGPACTGTIGIAPSANINPEGMFPSLFEPVHGSAPDIAGKGIANPIGQIWSGAMMLEHLGYQEAADTMVKAIEDVLNEGNSQVLTRDIGGLGNTLSLGQAIAERISG; this is encoded by the coding sequence ATGGCCCACCGCATTGCAGTCATCGCTGGCGACGGTATTGGCACCGAAGTCATGCCCGAAGGCATTCGCGCCCTGGAAGCTGCCGCAAAGCGTTTTAACATTGACCTAGCATTCACAACGTTTGAATTTGGCAGCTGTGACTACTATCTAGAGCACGGTAAAATGCTGCCCGACGACTGGTTTGAGCAGCTCAAAGATTTTGATGCGCTATTTTATGGTGCCGTCGGCTGGCCCGACAAAGTGCCCGACCATATTTCACTCTGGGGCTCGTTGCTACAGTTTCGTCGCCAGTTTGACCAGTACATCAACTTACGCCCCTGCAAGCTGATGCCGGGCATCAAAAGTCCATTAGCAGGCCGCGAGCCAGGCGATATCGACTTTTACGTAGTGCGCGAAAACACCGAAGGCGAGTATTCAAGTGTCGGCGGCAAAATGTTTGAAGGCACCGAGCGTGAAATTGTGCTTCAAGAGACGGTGATGAGCCGAGTCGGCGTCGACCGAGTGCTGAAGTATGCGTTTGAGCTTGCGCAAACCCGCCCGCGTAAAAAGCTCACCTCAGCCACCAAGTCCAACGGCATTTCAATCACTATGCCCTACTGGGATGAGCGGGTTGCCGAAATGGCCAAGCAGTATCCCGACATTGCAGTGGATAAGTTTCACATTGATATTCTGACCGCTAACTTTGTGCTGCATCCAGATTGGTTTGATGTGGTGGTTGGCAGTAACCTGTTTGGCGATATTCTTTCAGACCTTGGCCCCGCCTGCACCGGCACTATCGGCATTGCGCCCTCTGCTAATATCAACCCGGAAGGCATGTTCCCCAGCCTGTTCGAACCAGTTCACGGCAGCGCTCCAGACATCGCTGGCAAAGGTATTGCTAACCCGATTGGCCAAATCTGGTCCGGTGCCATGATGCTAGAGCACCTGGGCTATCAAGAAGCCGCTGATACGATGGTGAAAGCCATTGAAGACGTGTTGAACGAAGGCAACAGCCAAGTACTCACACGAGATATTGGCGGGCTAGGCAATACGCTAAGTCTGGGTCAAGCGATTGCTGAACGCATTAGCGGCTAA